A region from the Salvia splendens isolate huo1 chromosome 15, SspV2, whole genome shotgun sequence genome encodes:
- the LOC121766595 gene encoding tRNA-splicing endonuclease subunit Sen2-2-like, which yields MAPRWKGKTAEAKALAEPMSLIVSKLQTSLIESNAQGLLSGSAVLLQALPEQTELLYGACIGRPVITAEKDKQWHQLSFEEALYLCSVLKCINVAGENKCAISDEELWHYMVASRVGFPVLFKAYSHLRRKNWVVRAGSQYGVDYVAYRYHPAFVHSEYAVLALPDEDGDGENARLKVWSDFHCTLRLCGSVAKTLLVLHISRNGEDTTSVSRLEHYSVEERIVTRWNPEVSRENQTMIVKK from the exons ATGGCCCCGAGATGGAAAGGGAAAACAGCTGAAGCAAAAGCCCTAGCAGAGCCAAT gtCTCTAATAGTCTCGAAGCTTCAAACCTCTCTGATCGAATCCAATGCTCAAGGACTGCTTTCAGGGAGTGCGGTGCTTCTGCAAGCTCTCCCGGAACAAACTGAACTACTATACGGTGCTTGTATTGGTCGTCCTGTTATAACTGCAGAGAAGGATAAGCAATGGCACCAACTAAGTTTCGAAGAAGCTCTGTACTTGTGCTCTGTCTTGAAATGTATCAATGTTGCCGGTGAAAATAAGTGTGCGATAAGTGATGAAGAGTTGTGGCATTACATGGTGGCCAGCAGAgttggtttccctgttctgtTTAAAGCGTATTCTCATCTTCGCAGGAAGAACTGGGTGGTGAGGGCAGGGTCTCAATACGGTGTCGACTATGTTGCCTACCGTTACCATCCAGCTTTCGTGCACTCTGAATACGCAGTCCTTGCCTTGCCTGATGAGGATGGTGATGGTGAAAATGCCCGGTTGAAGGTCTGGTCTGATTTTCACTGCACACTTCGACTTTGTGGCAGTGTTGCGAAAACCTTGTTGGTTCTTCACATCAGCAGAAACGGGGAAGACACCACCTCTGTCTCTCGTTTGGAGCATTATTCTGTCGAGGAGAGGATTGTGACAAGGTGGAATCCTGAGGTAAGTCGCGAGAATCAAACTATGATAGTGAAGAAATGA
- the LOC121766771 gene encoding uncharacterized protein LOC121766771: MKDGTLMPVLICKIHCPFICFCKPSAAHLYTSAPLKLEGSPHVVHSAFAVDKSPSVVEEGSVNGNKNSETVLKSCIREPQGKEAGKKRVEWKDNTGKQLAEIKEFESRGLFVSGEECFFGLMLNYCLSETGDTLNEEDGSRCHCAIL; encoded by the exons ATGAAGGACGGGACTTTGATGCCGGTTTTGATTTGCAAGATTCACTGTCCATTCATCTGCTTCTGCAAACCCTCTGCTGCTCATCTTTACACTTCAGCTCCACTGAAATTGGAGGGCTCTCCACATGTGGTTCATTCGGCTTTTGCTGTTGACAAGTCGCCTtctgtggttgaagaagggtcGGTGAATGGCAATAAAAATTCTGAGACTGTGCTCAAGAGCTGCATTCGGGAGCCCCAAGGCAAAGAGGCCGGGAAGAAGAGAGTAGAGTGGAAGGACAATACAGGGAAACAACTCGCTGAGATCAAGGAGTTCGAATCCAG ggGGTTATTTGTTTCTGGTGAAGAGTGCTTTTTTGGTCTAATGCTAAATTATTGCCTTAGCGAAACAGGAGATACTCTCAATGAAGAGGATGGCAGCCGCTGTCATTGTGCTATTCTCTGA
- the LOC121767928 gene encoding YTH domain-containing protein ECT2-like: MAAAVPPPADQAADLLQKLSLDSQAKTIEILDATKKPIVDSGNVANGIQMERSVTPQIPDFMDPTVCYYPSPAYYYTPFEGNEWEDYARYLSPDGVELTPGAYGDMYHGYGYPPYGPYSPAVSPIPTLSHDGQLYSPQHYQYPTPYFQPLPPTNGPYPSGAKGDMATSGGADQVPLPVDSSNSKSNGVAGSVATKGNNGTAMARPTYQNSSFNANGSYGRGALPGGIPSSGYQNPRFGFDGLHSPVPWLETPYFSDAQQRPITSSSMSSAVGNGNSVPSSRNQNYQPHLMGLNHPRPMSLMNNASGYINRMYPNKLYGQYGNAYRSGVGYGSNAYDTRSGGSGWVAVDSKYKPRGRGNGYFGYGNENIDGLNELNRGPRTKSTKNTKGFTPVALAVKGQNIPLAETADNEKSSVVPDREQYNRSDFAETYPDAKFFIIKSYSEDDVHKSIKYNIWASTPNGNKKLDAAYQSAQQKPGNCPVFLFFSVNTSGQFVGVAEMIGPVDFNKNVDYWQQDKWIGCFPVKWHIVKDVPNSLLKHITLENNENKPVTNSRDTQEVKLEQGLEVLKIFKDHVSKQCILDDFDFYEDRQKKILEKKAKQQHYHKQTQVWEGKPAELKNKENKECANSQMEKESASAVVANGNGDVTESITLTKSSDAKPAVAIPESEVVANGC; encoded by the exons ATGGCCGCCGCCGTTCCGCCTCCAGCAGATC AGGCTGCAGATTTATTGCAGAAATTGTCACTGGACTCGCAGGCGAAGACTATCGAAATTCTCGATGCAACTAAGAAG CCAATAGTTGATTCAGGAAACGTGGCTAATGGGATACAAATGGAGCGATCTGTCACGCCACAAATTCCAGATTTTATGGATCCTACGGTGTGCTACTATCCGTCACCTGCTTACTATTATACTC CCTTTGAGGGAAATGAATGGGAAGATTACGCACGATACCTGAGCCCAGATGGAGTGGAGCTGACTCCG GGAGCTTATGGGGACATGTATCATGGTTATGGCTATCCTCCTTATGGGCCATATTCACCCGCTGTTTCCCCCATTCCAACATTGTCTCACGATGGTCAGCTGTATAGTCCTCAACATTATCAGTACCCAACTCCTTATTTCCAGCCATTGCCACCCACAAATGGTCCATACCCCTCTGGTGCCAAAGGTGACATGGCCACCTCTGGGGGTGCTGATCAAGTGCCTTTACCGGTGGATTCGTCTAATTCaaaatctaatggtgttgccgGTAGTGTGGCCACAAAGGGAAACAATGGTACAGCGATGGCAAGACCAACATACCAAAATTCATCTTTCAATGCGAATGGCTCATATGGAAGAGGTGCTTTGCCTGGGGGAATTCCATCCTCTGGTTATCAAAATCCAAGATTTGGTTTTGATGGTTTACATTCACCTGTCCCATGGTTAGAGACTCCATATTTTTCAGATGCACAACAAAGGCCTATAACTAGTTCATCGATGTCCTCTGCAGTTGGGAATGGAAATAGTGTTCCTTCGTCCAGGAATCAGAATTATCAGCCTCACCTGATG GGCTTGAATCACCCAAGGCCAATGTCATTGATGAACAATGCTAGTGGATACATTAATAGAATGTATCCAAACAAGTTATATGGTCAATATGGAAATGCATACAGATCTGGAGTGGGCTATGGTTCGAATGCTTATGACACACGGTCGGGTGGAAGTGGCTGGGTGGCTGTCGATAGCAAGTACAAGCCTAGGGGAAGAGGAAATGGATATTTCGGGTATGGTAATGAGAATATTGATGGCCTCAATGAATTGAACAGGGGCCCAAGAACCAAGAGCACCAAGAACACAAAGGGATTTACACCAGTAGCTTTGGCTGTCAAAGGTCAAAATATTCCCTTGGCTGAAACAGCTGATAATGAAAAGTCAAGTGTGGTTCCTGATCGTGAACAATACAACAGATCAGACTTCGCTGAAACTTACCCTGATGCCAAATTTTTCATTATCAAATCATACAGTGAGGATGATGTCCATAAGAGCATCAAGTACAATATTTGGGCTAGCACGCCAAACGGTAACAAAAAGCTGGATGCTGCTTACCAGAGTGCTCAACAAAAACCTGGAAACTGCCctgttttccttttcttctcc GTTAATACCAGTGGTCAGTTTGTTGGTGTTGCTGAGATGATTGGTCCTGTTGACTTCAATAAGAATGTGGATTATTGGCAGCAAGACAAATGGATTGGTTGTTTTCCAGTTAAGTGGCACATTGTGAAGGATGTACCGAACAGTTTGTTGAAGCATATTACCCTCGAGAATAATGAGAACAAACCCGTGACTAACAGCAGGGACACCCAGGAG GTTAAACTTGAGCAGGGGCTCGAGGTACTCAAAATTTTTAAGGATCACGTAAGCAAGCAGTGcatcttggatgattttgatttctACGAGGATAGACAGAAGAAAATCCTGGAGAAGAAAGCCAAGCAACAGCATTACCACAAACAG ACTCAAGTTTGGGAAGGCAAACCAGCTGAATTGAAGAACAAGGAGAATAAGGAATGTGCGAATTCTCAAATGGAGAAAGAAAGTGCATCGGCTGTGGTGGCGAACGGGAATGGGGATGTTACAGAAAGCATCACTCTTACAAAGTCTAGTGACGCAAAACCTGCTGTTGCTATTCCTGAGAGCGAAGTGGTTGCTAATGGGTGCTAG